TCCCGGTCGCCGCGGTAGCCGCCCTGGCCGCCGTCGAACTTCTTCCGGAAGCCGCCCTGGCCGCGGTCGCCACGGTCATCGCGGCCCTTGTAGCCTGCGCCGGAGGACGCCGGGCGGCGGCCCTTGTCCAGCTCGAGGTTGATGAGCTCCCCGCCGATGCGCGTCTTGCTCAGGCACGCCATTGGTCCTTGGACAGCTCGCGGGCAGCTCCACCAGGGTGTGGTCGGCGCGGATGTCGATGCCGCCGATCTGCGAGGAGGACAGGCCGCCCTCGTTGGCGATGGCGCCGACAATGGAACCGGGCATGACGCGCTGGCGGCGTCCCACGGCGATGCGGTAGGTGGCGTTGCCCTCGGTCAGCGTGCGGGTCGGGCCGCGGGAGCCGAAGCCGTCCTTGGCGCGCTCACGCTTCTGGTACTCCGGTGCTGCCGGCAGGTCCTGGACAGCAGGGGCTGGCCGCCCTGGGCCATGACGGCCAGGGCCGCGGCGATCTCCGCGGCGGGGACGTCATGCTCTTCCTCGTAGCTGGCAATCAAGTCGCGGAACTTGGCCACGTCCTGGCTGGCCAGCGTCTCGGTGATCTTCTCGGCAAACTTGCCCAGGCGCAGCGAGTTGATGGTCTCGGCGGAGGGCAGGTGCATCTGCTCAACCGGCTGGCGGGTGGCCTTTTCAATGGCGCGCAGCAGGTACTTCTCGCGCGGGGTCATGAACAGGATCGCGTCGCCGGAGCGGCCGGCACGGCCGGTGCGGCCAATGCGGTGCACGTAGGACTCCGTGTCATGCGGGATGTCGTAGTTGATGACGTGGGAGATGCGCTCAACGTCCAGGCCGCGGGCAGCCACGTCGGTGGCGACGAGGATGTCGAAGCGGCCGTCGCGCAGGCCTTCGATGGTGCGCTCGCGCTGCTGCTGCGGAATGTCGCCGTTGATGGCGGCAGCCTGGAAGCCGCGGGACTTGAGCTTGTCGGCCAGGTCCTCGGTGGCCATCTTGGTGCGCACAAAGGCGATGACGCCGTCGAACTCCTCGACCTCCAGCACGCGGGTCAGCGCGTCGAGCTTGTGCGGGCCCATGACCTGCAGGTAGCGCTGGCGGGTGTTGGCGCGGTGGTGGTCTTGGACTTGACCGTGACCTCGGCCGGATTGTTCAGGTACTGCTTGGAGATGCGGCGGATCTGACCGGGCATCGTGGCGGAGAACAGGGCAACCTGCTTCTCGGCCGGGGTCTGGGACAGGATCTGCTCCACGTCCTCGGCGAAGCCCATGCGCAGCATTTCGTCGGCCTCGTCCAGGACCAGGTACTGCAGGTTGGAGAGGTCCAGGGAGCCCTTGGACAGGTGGTCGATCACGCGGCCGGGGGTTCCGACAACCACCTGGGCGCCGCGGCGCAGGCCTGCAAGCTGCGGACCATAAGCCGAGCCGCCGTAGACGGGCAGCACGGAGAAGTTGTCCATGTACTTGGCGTAGGAGGTGAACGCCTCGGCAACCTGCAGGGCCAGCTCGCGGGTGGGGGCCAGCACCAGGATCTGGGTGTTCTTGGTGGGGCCGTTGAGGTCCATCAGCTCGGCCATGCGGGACAGTGCGGGAACGGCGAATGCTGCCGTCTTTCCGGTTCCGGTCTGCGCCAGGCCCACAACATCGCGGCCTTCGAGCAGCAGCGGGATGGTGGCGGCCTGGATGGGCGAGGGGGTTTCGTAGCCGACGTCGCTCAGTGCAGAGAGCACGCGTCCGTCGATGCCGAGCTCGGCAAAGGTAGCTTCCGGGGCTTCGTCCTTATTGACGGCGTCAACCTCGGGGCGTCTTGGGTAAAGTTTTCGGGCATGGTGAGTATGTCCTCATTCATAGGGCCAGGCGGCATGTGAGTGCCGCATTCGGGAGAATCCAGCCGCTACGTACCATCCCGTGGCAGGATTCCGCACCATCGCTAGGCGCTTTCAGCGCGTTGCAGGCGTCAGCGGATGCCAACGCCACATGGCGTTTACTTTGCCGGCAATCCCCTATGAACGCTTTCCTGCCCGCCCAACATGCTTGCGGGCCCCATACACTTCAGGCTTCTGCCTCAAAAATTGGGCAGAAATAAAAGGAGATACCGGAGTGGGGGATATTTAAATTGTAGGGCATACGCTACACATTCGCCGCAGCGGTTGTCGATGGGGGCGTGAGGTTGGGCACATGGTCCCCCTTCGGACCCTGTGGAGGGAGGTTCGACGGCGCCCGCCGGCGCCCGCCGCCCGACTACTCGTTGTGCAGGATCCGCTGGAAGTACTTGCCGTAGTGCGCACTCAAGGTGAGCTCGCCGGCGTCGTGCAGGGCCTGCAGGGTGTGCACGTCCTCCACAGTGGGGCTGGAAAAGAACTTGCCCACGGTGATGCCGTGTGCGGGGGCCGGTTCCACCGTGACCGTGTCCCCCGCCTGCACCTTGCCCTTGTGCAGGACCCGGAAGTACACGCCCACGCGTCCGGCTTCGGTGAAGCGCCTCACCCAGTGCGGCTCGCCCATGCGCTCGGCGAAGGTTGCGCACGGCACGCGCGGCGACGTCACCTCCAGGAGCAGGTGCTTGCCCACGCGCCAGTGCTGGCCAATGACGGCTCCGGTCGTTTCCACGCCCCGGGTGCGCAGGTTTTCACCGAACAACCCGGGCGGGATCTCCCGGCCAAAAGTCGGCGTCTTCCTGGGAATAGGCATACACGGCCTGGTCCGGTCCCCCATGGTGTTCCCGGTCCCTGCACGTCGCCAAAGACGCCAAATTTCCGGATGGCCACAGGCTCCGCCACGGGCCGCTTGTCAATGGCGGTGACACCGAAACCGGTCCTGGTCGCGGCCAGCTGGTGGACACGGCACAGGGCAAGGACGGTTCCGGGGCGGCAGGGTTCATGGAACAAATTTACTGCAGCGGCGGCCTGTTTGGGCCTGTGGGTCCGTGCACCGCAGCATGGGCTACGGCTGGAAGCGGTATCCCATGCCGGCCTCGGTGAGCAGGTGCTCGGGGTTCGCCGGGTCGCGTTCGAGCTTGCGCCGCAGCTGGGCCATGTACACGCGCAGATAGTGCGTCTCCTTCGCATAGGCCGGCCCCCACACCTCGGAGAGCATCTGCTGCTGGCTGACCAGCCGGCCGGGGTTGCGCACCAGCAGTTCCAGCACCTTCCATTCGGTGGGCGTCATCCGCACGGGCGCGCCTTTGCGCAGCACCAGTTTGTTGGCCAGGTCCACGGTGAACTCGGCGGTGCTGACCATCGGTTCGGCTGCCTGCGGGCCCGCGCGTCGCGACGCGGCCCGCAGCCGCGCCAACAGTTCGTCCAGCCCGAACGGCTTGGTCACATAGTCGTCCCGCACCGGCGTCGAGCGCCTCCACCACGTCAAAGGAGCCGTGCCGCGCCGAAAGCACAATGATCGGCACCTCGTCCAGCCGCGCAGCCCGGCGATGACGTCGAGCCCGTCCATGTCCGGCAGGCCCAGGTCAAGCACGACGACGTCGATGGCGTGGGTTTGTGCGGCCTGGAGCGCCGCGGCACCGGTGGGCGCCGTGACCACCTGGTAGCCGTGGGCGTGCAGGTTGATTTGCAGGGCGCGCAGGATTTGCGGCTCGTCGTCCACCACCAGTACCGTGTTCATCCGTTCCCCGGCCCGTTCCCTGTGGTCGTGATCCCCGTGGACAGCGGCAGCCGGATCACCATGGTCAGCCCGCCTCCGGGCGTCATCTCCGCTTCCAGCACGCCGCCCATGATTTCGATGAATCCCTTGGCGACTGCCAGGCCAAGCCCCACCCCGGTGCCTCCCGCGGCGCCGTAGGAGACGTCGTCGAGCCTTTGAAGGGCCGGAACATGGCCATGACGTGTTCCGCGGGGACGCCCTTGCCGTGGTCCACCACGCGCAGCTCGCTGGCGGGGCGCCCGGCCACGGTGGCGCTGCCGCTGCCGCCCACAGCCCCAACCAGCAAAATGCCGGAGTCCGGTGCGTACTTCACGGCGTTTTCGACGATGTTGGCGATGACCCGTTCCAGCAGGCCGGGATCGGCCTCCACGGGGGCATGTTTGCGGGAAGGTCGCGTCGGATGCGGCCGGATGGGATGCCGTGCAGGGCCGCCGGGAGCACGTCCTGCCAGGTGACGGGGCCCAACACGGGCGAGACCATGTCCGCACTCAGCCGCGACATGTCCAGCAGGTTTCCCACGAGGGCGTCCATCCTGTCCGAGTAGTGCTCAATGGTGGCCAGCAGCTCCGCTTCGTCCTCGGCGGAGAACTGCACCTCGCTTTGCCGCAGGCTGCTGACGGCCAGCTTGATCCCGGCCAGCGGCGTGCGGAGGTCGTGGGACACCGCACGCAGCACGGAGGTGCGGATCTTGTTGTCCTGGGCCAGCTGCTGGTACTCGCGCTGCGTGAGTGTCAGTGCCTCGCGCTGCTCCAGGGCGATCAGGTGCGCACCAAAGGCGGCCAACAGGCGGCGGTCGCTGCCCGGCAGTATCCGCCCGCTCAGCCCAAGGATCCAGTGGTCCGAAATTTCCAGGACGTTGTCCGCCGCGTCGGGGCTTTGCGGCGGGCTTTCCCCCACGCTGGCGTCGGGCAGCCAGCCGCCGTGGTCACCGTCCGGACCGCCGCCCGCGCCGCCGCCGCCCAGGCCGGAGAACAAGGCCACGGATCGCATGCCAAAGTGTTCGCGCACCTGCTCCAAAAACACCTGGACAGTGTCCTGTGAGGCAAGGATGCCCCGGGCCAGCTCGCTCAGGGTGGCGGCCTCGGCGCTGGCCCTGTTGGCCTCCCGGGACCGCCTGGCGGACCGGTCCACGGCGAGCGCCACGGCCACGGCCACCATCAGGAACACGAGCAGCGCCAGAAGGTTCTCCGGGTCGCTGATGGTCAGGGTGCCGAGAGGCGGCGCGGAGTAGAAGTTCAGCAGGAGGCTGCTCCACATTGCGGCCACCACGGCCGGCCACAGGCCGCCCACCAGGGCCACCGCTATGGTGGCGGCGAACTGGATGAGCATGGTCAGCTGCAGACTAAGCTCGCCCGTGCCCAGCTGCACCAGCACGGGCAGCAGCGCGGCCAGCGCAAAGCCGACAATGGCGCGCTTCCTGTTCAGGTCCCCCCGGCTGAACTGCAGGCCGGACTTTCCGCCCAAGGGATGCGGGACCATGTGGACGTCGATGTCGCCCGCGTCGCGGACCACCCTGGCACCAACGCCGGGCCTGGCCAGCACACCCAGCAGCGGCTTGCGGCGGGATGTGCCGATGACAATCTGGGTGGCTCCCACGCTGCGGGCAAAGTCCAGAAGGGCGCGGGCGGTGTCCTCCCCGCCCACCGAGTGGTAGCTGCCGCCAAGGTCGGTGACGAGCTGTCGCTGCCCTTCCAGGGCCAGCGGGACGCTGCCCGCCACCCCGTCGGAGCGCGGGATGTGCACCGCCATGAGCTCGCCGCCGCTGACCCGGCTCAGGATCCGGGCTGCCCGGCGGAGCAGGAACTCGCCTTCTGCGCCGCCACTCAGGCCCACCACCACGCGTTCGCGGGTGGGCCAGCTGGCCTCGATGCCGTGGACTCGCGGTATTTGGCAACGCCTTCCTCCACGCGGT
This genomic stretch from Arthrobacter dokdonellae harbors:
- a CDS encoding MOSC domain-containing protein — protein: MPIPRKTPTFGREIPPGLFGENLRTRGVETTGAVIGQHWRVGKHLLLEVTSPRVPCATFAERMGEPHWVRRFTEAGRVGVYFRVLHKGKVQAGDTVTVEPAPAHGITVGKFFSSPTVEDVHTLQALHDAGELTLSAHYGKYFQRILHNE
- a CDS encoding winged helix-turn-helix domain-containing protein yields the protein MNTVLVVDDEPQILRALQINLHAHGYQVVTAPTGAAALQAAQTHAIDVVVLDLGLPDMDGLDVIAGLRGWTRCRSLCFRRGTAPLTWWRRSTPVRDDYVTKPFGLDELLARLRAASRRAGPQAAEPMVSTAEFTVDLANKLVLRKGAPVRMTPTEWKVLELLVRNPGRLVSQQQMLSEVWGPAYAKETHYLRVYMAQLRRKLERDPANPEHLLTEAGMGYRFQP
- a CDS encoding sensor histidine kinase, whose translation is MEADPGLLERVIANIVENAVKYAPDSGILLVGAVGGSGSATVAGRPASELRVVDHGKGVPAEHVMAMFRPFKGSTTSPTAPREAPGWGLAWQSPRDSSKSWAACWKRR
- a CDS encoding DUF4118 domain-containing protein, with product MVGLSGGAEGEFLLRRAARILSRVSGGELMAVHIPRSDGVAGSVPLALEGQRQLVTDLGGSYHSVGGEDTARALLDFARSVGATQIVIGTSRRKPLLGVLARPGVGARVVRDAGDIDVHMVPHPLGGKSGLQFSRGDLNRKRAIVGFALAALLPVLVQLGTGELSLQLTMLIQFAATIAVALVGGLWPAVVAAMWSSLLLNFYSAPPLGTLTISDPENLLALLVFLMVAVAVALAVDRSARRSREANRASAEAATLSELARGILASQDTVQVFLEQVREHFGMRSVALFSGLGGGGAGGGPDGDHGGWLPDASVGESPPQSPDAADNVLEISDHWILGLSGRILPGSDRRLLAAFGAHLIALEQREALTLTQREYQQLAQDNKIRTSVLRAVSHDLRTPLAGIKLAVSSLRQSEVQFSAEDEAELLATIEHYSDRMDALVGNLLDMSRLSADMVSPVLGPVTWQDVLPAALHGIPSGRIRRDLPANMPPWRPIPACWNGSSPTSSKTP